Proteins from one Nyctibius grandis isolate bNycGra1 chromosome 2, bNycGra1.pri, whole genome shotgun sequence genomic window:
- the DCUN1D5 gene encoding DCN1-like protein 5 — protein MPVKKKRKSSGSAAAAADETALKKCKLGSYCRSQASGRVISGEEHFSSKKCLAWFYEYAGPDEVLGPEGMEKFCEDIGVEPENIIMLVLAWKLEAESMGFFTKEEWLKGMTSLQCDCTEKLQSKFDFLRSQLNDISSFKNIYRYAFDFARDKDQRSLDIDTAKSMLALLLGRTWPLFSVFYQYLEQSKYRVMNKDQWYNVLEFSRTVHADLSNYDEDGAWPVLLDEFVEWQKVRQAS, from the exons ATGCCGgtgaagaagaagaggaagtcCTCGGGGTCGGCGGCTGCAGCGGCGGACGAAACCGCCCTCAAGAAATGTAAACTCGGCAG CTATTGCAGATCACAAGCCTCTGGTAGAGTAATAAGTGGAGAGGAACATTTTTCAAGCAAAAAGTGCCTGGCTTGGTTTTATGAATATGCAG GTCCCGATGAAGTTTTGGGGCCTGAAGGAATGGAAAAGTTCTGTGAAGACATCGGTGTTGAGCCTGAAAAT ATTATTATGTTAGTTTTAGCCTGGAAACTAGAGGCTGAAAGCATGGGATTTTTCACCAAGGAAGAATGGTTAAAAGGAATGACCTCATTACA gtGTGACTGTACAGAAAAATTACAGAGTAAATTTGACTTCTTGCGGTCACAATTGAATGACATTTCATCCTTTAAGAATATCTACAGATATGCCTTTGATTTTGCAAGG GATAAAGACCAGCGAAGTCTTGATATTGATACTGCGAAATCCATGTTAGCTCTTCTGCTTGGAAGAACTTGGCcactgttttcagtattttatcaATACCTGGAG CAATCGAAGTATAGAGTTATGAACAAGGATCAGTGGTACAATGTGCTAGAGTTCAGCAGAACTGTCCATGCAGATCTTAGCAACTATGATGAAGATGGTGC